From a single Candidatus Methylomirabilota bacterium genomic region:
- a CDS encoding ChbG/HpnK family deacetylase, translated as MSTPAHGGRVLIVNADDFGLTRGVSRGILDSYAKGIVTSTTLMVNRGADPAQLEELKASGLGVGLHVNLTLGTPLSDPKRVASLLDDGGQFVRDARAQAERARPEEARLEMGNQIEAFRRLMGRFPTHLDSHHHVAKDGALLDLLCFFARALKIPIRAQDGQVRARARQDGIRTPEHFIGDAGVHPYWTAERVLEHLRALPSGVSEFMTHPGYFDDDLAYSRYGKQREAEVAGLTDPAARALVARGGIRLAHFGNLSTEGAPR; from the coding sequence GTGAGCACGCCCGCCCACGGCGGCCGCGTCCTCATCGTCAACGCCGACGACTTCGGCCTGACCCGCGGGGTGAGCCGCGGCATTCTCGACAGTTACGCGAAGGGCATCGTGACCAGCACGACCCTCATGGTCAACCGCGGCGCCGACCCTGCCCAGCTCGAGGAGCTAAAGGCCTCGGGGCTCGGCGTGGGCCTCCACGTGAACCTCACCCTGGGCACGCCGCTCTCGGATCCCAAGCGGGTGGCCTCGCTGCTGGACGACGGCGGCCAGTTCGTGCGGGACGCGCGCGCGCAGGCCGAGCGCGCCCGTCCGGAGGAGGCGCGGCTCGAGATGGGGAACCAGATCGAGGCATTCCGGCGGCTCATGGGCCGCTTCCCGACGCACCTCGACAGCCACCACCACGTGGCGAAGGACGGGGCCCTCCTGGACCTCCTGTGCTTCTTCGCCCGGGCGCTCAAGATCCCCATCCGGGCCCAGGACGGGCAAGTGCGCGCGCGGGCCCGCCAGGACGGCATCCGCACCCCCGAGCATTTCATCGGCGATGCGGGGGTGCATCCCTACTGGACGGCGGAGCGCGTGCTCGAGCATCTCCGCGCGCTCCCGTCCGGCGTGAGCGAGTTCATGACCCATCCCGGCTACTTCGACGACGATCTCGCGTACAGCCGCTACGGCAAGCAGCGCGAGGCCGAGGTGGCCGGGCTCACCGATCCCGCCGCGCGCGCCCTCGTCGCGCGCGGGGGGATACGCCTCGCCCACTTCGGGAATCTGAGCACGGAAGGAGCACCGCGATGA
- a CDS encoding gamma-glutamyltransferase family protein, giving the protein MIRSALKMTKHMPLASRGMVVAEHPIGAQVGAAILARGGNAVDAAVATAFAMPVVEPFMSSIAGGGSFLVHMARRGETVAIDANVEAPAAAHETSFELGEGVGDDLFPWRRVVGDANTFGPRSVAVPGSVAGLALALSRFGTMTLADVLAPAIRLADEGFVPDWYVAQTVSLYTRELRAFPETARVYLRDGIDVYRPPVSKDGDVLRQSDLARTLRLIAKDGPDAFYRGAIAEAIHAEMRATGGFLTKDDLAGYEARLLSPLMGGYRGLDLAFMPGATGGVTALEILNLLAEFPSAGVTYESVRGLHVRAEAVRLAFRDRLRYLGDALRVTAPWEGLVSRDYAHALAKLIKPGGPRTSAPAPDPWKYGDARRVGNGRGSMGAVRGSASDVRGSAPGVRGGGRAGAISRPPLMADTHDCTTHIGVIDKQRNMVSLTNTAVSLFGSRMVVPGTGVLLQNGMIWFDPEPGRVNSIAPGKRPLVNMVPVLAFRRGEPVYTLGAPGGRKIVSVIPQVISNMADAGDSPQAAMEAPRLHDEGGELLVDDRVGGAALGALRKRKHPVTTKDCTVGNMYFARPIAIRITKKGLEAGLDPTSDASAAGL; this is encoded by the coding sequence ATGATCCGGAGCGCGCTCAAGATGACGAAGCACATGCCGCTGGCCTCGCGGGGCATGGTGGTGGCCGAGCACCCGATCGGTGCCCAGGTGGGCGCCGCCATCCTCGCCCGGGGCGGCAATGCGGTGGACGCGGCGGTGGCCACCGCCTTCGCGATGCCGGTGGTGGAGCCGTTCATGTCCTCGATCGCGGGTGGTGGGAGCTTCCTCGTCCACATGGCCCGGCGCGGCGAGACCGTGGCCATCGACGCCAACGTCGAGGCGCCTGCGGCGGCCCACGAGACCTCCTTCGAGCTGGGCGAGGGCGTGGGCGACGATCTCTTCCCGTGGCGCCGCGTGGTCGGTGACGCCAATACCTTCGGCCCGCGCTCGGTGGCGGTGCCCGGCTCGGTGGCGGGCCTCGCCCTGGCGCTGTCGCGCTTCGGCACCATGACCCTCGCCGACGTCCTCGCCCCGGCGATCCGTTTGGCAGACGAGGGCTTCGTGCCGGACTGGTACGTCGCCCAGACTGTCTCGCTCTACACCCGCGAGCTCCGCGCGTTCCCGGAAACCGCGCGGGTCTATCTCCGCGATGGCATCGACGTGTATCGGCCGCCGGTGAGCAAGGACGGCGACGTGCTGCGGCAGTCCGACCTCGCGCGCACGCTGCGGCTGATCGCCAAGGACGGCCCCGACGCCTTCTACCGAGGCGCCATCGCCGAGGCCATTCACGCGGAGATGCGCGCCACGGGGGGCTTTCTCACCAAGGACGATCTGGCCGGGTACGAGGCGCGCCTGCTGTCGCCGCTCATGGGCGGCTACCGCGGCCTCGACCTGGCGTTCATGCCCGGCGCTACCGGCGGCGTGACCGCGCTCGAGATCCTGAACCTGCTGGCGGAGTTCCCCTCGGCGGGCGTCACCTACGAGAGCGTGCGCGGCCTCCACGTCCGGGCCGAGGCGGTACGCCTCGCCTTCCGGGACCGCCTGCGCTATCTCGGCGATGCCCTTCGCGTCACCGCGCCCTGGGAGGGCCTCGTGTCGCGCGACTACGCCCACGCCCTCGCGAAGCTCATCAAGCCGGGCGGCCCCAGAACCAGCGCCCCCGCCCCCGACCCCTGGAAATACGGCGACGCAAGAAGAGTAGGTAACGGACGCGGCTCCATGGGGGCTGTCCGAGGCTCCGCGAGTGATGTCCGCGGCTCCGCGCCGGGCGTCCGCGGTGGGGGGAGAGCGGGGGCCATTTCTAGGCCCCCGCTGATGGCAGACACCCACGATTGCACTACGCATATCGGTGTAATCGACAAGCAGCGCAACATGGTCTCGCTCACCAACACCGCGGTGTCACTGTTCGGGTCGCGCATGGTCGTGCCGGGCACGGGCGTCCTGCTCCAGAACGGCATGATCTGGTTCGACCCGGAGCCAGGACGGGTGAACTCGATCGCGCCGGGCAAGCGGCCGCTGGTGAACATGGTGCCGGTGCTCGCTTTCCGCAGGGGCGAGCCCGTCTACACGCTCGGCGCCCCGGGCGGCCGCAAGATCGTGTCCGTGATCCCGCAGGTGATCTCCAACATGGCGGACGCCGGGGACAGCCCGCAAGCGGCCATGGAGGCCCCGCGCCTCCACGACGAGGGGGGCGAGCTGCTGGTGGACGACCGCGTGGGCGGGGCAGCCCTGGGGGCGCTTCGCAAGCGCAAGCATCCCGTCACGACCAAGGACTGCACGGTGGGCAACATGTACTTCGCGCGGCCCATCGCCATCCGCATCACGAAGAAGGGCCTGGAGGCGGGGCTGGATCCCACCAGCGACGCCAGTGCTGCGGGCCTCTAG
- a CDS encoding alcohol dehydrogenase catalytic domain-containing protein, with protein sequence MKAITLHGTGDVRVESVADPKIVDPTDVVVRITTSAVCGSDLHQYHGRVPGLPTGVVLGHEFMGIVEEVGPAVTRVKRGDRVVAPFSISCGQCEWCRMRLPTQCSTTGRAVFGGRFGHVYPGGQAERIRVPFADFMCEQVPAAMKDEEAFFLGDILSTGYFCAESAGIRPGDRVAIFGAGPVGLLALQSAHLFGPSRIYMVDRVGYRLELAEQMGAIPVNLDKGDPAQQLRALTGGRGPDAVLECVGHEVPFAQAVVAVRPGGTVSSVGVYVEDAIGFPVREAFFKDLTLRMGICNARNYITPLMGLVEAGRLDPTRIITHTMALTEAPKGYTIFDRKEDRAIKVMLKP encoded by the coding sequence ATGAAGGCGATCACGCTGCACGGCACCGGCGACGTGCGGGTCGAGTCGGTGGCCGACCCGAAGATCGTGGATCCCACCGACGTGGTGGTACGCATCACCACCAGCGCGGTCTGCGGCTCGGACCTGCACCAGTACCATGGGCGGGTGCCCGGGCTCCCCACGGGCGTGGTGCTCGGCCACGAGTTCATGGGCATCGTGGAGGAGGTGGGGCCAGCGGTGACGCGGGTCAAGCGCGGCGACCGCGTGGTGGCGCCCTTCTCGATCTCGTGCGGCCAGTGCGAGTGGTGCCGCATGCGGCTGCCCACCCAGTGCTCCACCACCGGCCGCGCGGTGTTCGGGGGCCGCTTCGGCCACGTGTATCCCGGTGGCCAGGCCGAGCGCATCCGCGTGCCCTTCGCCGACTTCATGTGCGAGCAGGTGCCCGCGGCGATGAAGGACGAGGAGGCGTTCTTCCTGGGCGACATCCTCTCCACGGGCTACTTCTGCGCGGAGAGCGCCGGCATCCGCCCGGGCGATCGCGTGGCCATCTTCGGCGCGGGCCCCGTGGGGCTCCTCGCGCTGCAGTCGGCGCACCTCTTCGGACCGAGCCGGATTTACATGGTGGACCGCGTCGGCTACCGGCTGGAGCTGGCCGAGCAGATGGGCGCGATCCCGGTGAACCTCGACAAGGGCGATCCCGCGCAGCAGCTGCGGGCGCTCACCGGCGGCCGCGGGCCCGACGCGGTGCTGGAGTGCGTGGGCCACGAGGTGCCCTTCGCCCAGGCCGTCGTGGCGGTGCGGCCGGGCGGGACGGTGTCCTCGGTGGGCGTCTACGTGGAGGACGCCATCGGCTTCCCCGTCCGCGAGGCGTTCTTCAAGGACCTCACGCTCCGCATGGGGATCTGCAACGCGCGGAACTACATCACGCCGCTGATGGGGCTGGTCGAGGCGGGCCGGCTCGATCCCACGCGCATCATCACCCACACGATGGCGCTCACCGAGGCCCCGAAGGGCTACACGATCTTCGATCGCAAGGAGGATCGGGCGATCAAGGTGATGCTCAAGCCCTAG